From Sphingobacterium bambusae:
GGAATAATCAACGGCACGGACGTATTAGCCGCAGAATCCAATAAAGAAACAATATAATCTACGACCTCATCAACAGGGCGCTGAACAACCCGCACCTCATTTTGCGTTGCATCGAGCGAAATATTATCACGCATTAGGGGAATTGGCCCATACTGCCGCATCAATAGGTAGTGATAGTAGGCCTTTAAAAACATCACTTCGCCTAACCATCTCGACCGATCATTGCTGGACAAATCGGGAACTTTCGATAAATCAGAAACATTCTCCAGAAAAATATTACAATCGCGAATAGCGATCCACATACCACCCCTCCAGCGATCAACCAACGGCGAATTTATATTTTGGCCTCCACGAGCTATACGCCAATTGTCCGCTGGATAAATCTCCCGTTGAGCGACGGGGATCCAAACCTCATCACCGGCCAAAAAACCCGTATTACTCTGTGCATCAGCATTATTAGGAAGCCACGCATAACAAGTAAATAAAAACTTCTCTGCTTCATTCCTTAGCGAAAAAGCATTATCTATGGTAGCGACATTGTCCGGAACGACATCAATATAATCTGCGCATGCCGAAAACCCTATGCTTCCTAAAAACAAATACGCTATATATCTCCCCACCTCTTTTCTTAAATTAATTTTTTTCATTTCTTCTAACATTTTAACATTCTCTAGAATCCCAACTGTAAGCCGATATTGTAGGCAGCCTGAATCGGGTAGCCAATACCATTTCCACCCATTTCCACATCCCACATTTTGAAGCGACTAATCGCAAACAGGTTCATGCCATTGGCGTAAATGCGTAGATTTTTTGCCCGGATGCGATCCATCAGGCTTTGTTTGAAGGTATACCCTAATTCCACTGTTTTCAAGCGAAGGAAGGCGCCATCCCGCATCCACCATGTAGACCGTTGGTTGTTGTTGGCCACCACGCCCTCGCTCAGTCTCGGCCAGAAGGCGTAGAGGTCGCGATTGTCTTCACTCCAGTAGCTATCGGCCACTGCTTGCAGCAAACCATTCTGCGATCCGCCGTTTAAATAGAAGGGAGAAATATTTTCCGAATTGATGAAGAAAGAAGAGCGCGCCGAACCTTGGAAGTAGAAGCTAAAATCAACGCCTTTTCCGCCTACTGTTCCGCCAAAGCCATAGATCATTTCCGGTGTCGTCGGATAGCCAATGGCTACTCTATCAAGATCGGTAATCTGCCCGTCGCCATTTAAATCACGATACTTAATGTCACCACCTAGGTATTCCAGTCCTGGTGTACCAAATTGAACAGGAGAATTTAGTGTTTCCTGATCATCGACGAATAGACGCTCCGCAATGTAGCCAAACTCCTGTGCAGCAGATGTTCCTACGGTATATCGCCAAGGTTCCGTGTAAGCAGGTTCATCGACAATCAGTCGCTTACTTACAGCATAGGTCATAGTTCCACGGCCTTGCAGATACCAACCACTGTTAAAGCTTTTGTTGTAATTCACGGTCAAATCCACTCCTTTACTTTCTGCCTTGTTGGTATTTGCGACAATATTTGCGCGCAGTCCCATCGTGCTCGGGATATAAGAACGTGCGGTTAGGATATTACTTCGAATCTGTCTGTAGACATCCACATTCACTTCAAAGGCATTGAACAAGCTAAAGTCCAATCCCAAGTTGGTTTGTTTGGATCGCTCCCACGTAATGCCATCATTGGCATATCGTGTCACAGCGACGGTAGGGCGGCGATAACCGCTAAGCTCACCAAAACTAAGCTCGGGGGCATTCATATTGACCTCCGAGAGATAGAAAAAACGATCCTGCGAACGGCCAATTTGATCGTTACCGGCATAACCATGTGTGGCCCTAATTTTCAAATTGTTAACGACATCACGCAACGGTTCAAAGAAGGACTCATTTGAAATATTGTAAGACAATCCAAAAGAGGGAAAGAAGCCCATCCTACGGTCGCGTGCGAAACGCTCGGAACCATTGTAACCGAAATTAAACTCAGCGATATAACGATCATCAAAATTGTACGTAAAACGACCTGATACGCCAATGTTTCTGGCGGGCAACGACAACTGCAAGCTTCCTGCATTTCCATTGAGCGAGTTTTGTATCAATCCGATAACCGTGCCGGCTACGTTATGTTTACCGAAAGCATGGCTATAGTTTGCAATACCGTGCGCGTAGAACATGGAGTTCACTTCTTTTCCAGACTCCGCATAATTAAGATACTCGGTTCCGACCAAACCAATGGATCCCAAACCACCATCGTTCATAACACGCAAACTCAAGTCTCCGCTAGGACTTGATGATCCGGTATAATAAAAAGGATTATAGGCACGACTTACCTCGAAATATGCATACCGTTTTAGGTAAGTCATTGCAGTAAAATTCAAGCCCGGTAAAATTGCGTCAAGATTTTGCCGAAGTTCTATTTGCGGCATGATGGTAGAGGTGTTGTACTCTTGATAACCACGAACCATCTCTGCATAAGGGTTTACGAACAAACCTCCATTGCGATTGATAGCATTACCGAACAATGGATGGTTCATATAGGGTAAATAAGAAGACGGGTAAACAGCAGGAAACATGACCGGATTTGACCATATCGCTCTGCGAAATGTCACCGCTCCTCCGTTTATCCTATTACCATTGCTGTCGAAACCGCCAATCGGACCGGTATAGTCATCAAATTGTGCGTAGACACGCACGATACCTGTAGTGGAAGGTGTAAAATTGATATCAACGTTAGAACGAACGGAATAGTTCTTCAACTTTATATTATTATTAAAGTTATTGATACCATCCACCTTTAGAATTCCGTTATCGATATTATACGTTCCTGCCAAATAATATCTTGCTTTCGCGCCTCCTCCAGAGATGTTTAGGTTGTTTCTTTGATTTAACGTATAATCCTTTATTAGCTGGTCGATCCAGTTATTATTAGGATACAGCAAAGGATTATCGCCTGCCTTCGTATGATCTATCTTGCTTTGCCAATACGGTAACCCCTGCCCACTAGCCGCATCCACTGGCCGTGTCAAATAGGCCTCATTGGCCATTTCCATATAGGTAATATTGTCTGCAAATCGAAAATTCCTTGTATTGGTCGAAATGTTATTTTCGGTACGAAACTCAAACTTAGTACTCCCTTCCGCACCCAGCTTTGTGGTAACCAATACCACTCCATTTGCTCCACGTGCACCGTACATCGCAGCCGCGTTGGCATCACGTAGCACAGAAAAACTCGCAATATCATCGGGTTGCAAACGAGCCATATCTGTAGGTGTAGATTCCACGTTATCGATTAAGATTAGTGGATCCTGTTTTCCCGTACCAAAAGTCCCTAAACCACGGATAAAGAAATTTGCGTTATCCGATCCGGGTTCACCACTACGTTGAAAAGCGATCATCCCTGCAACACGACCGGCGAGCATAGTCGTTAAATTACTGGTTGGTCCCTTTAGTTCCTTCGGATTAATTGTGGTGATAGACCCAACGACTGATGCCCTCTTCTCACGCTGTCCAAAACCGGTAACAACCACATCTTCGATTACACTGTCATCTACTTCAAGCACAACAGGTAAGTTAATGGATCCTGCAGCGACTGGTTTACCCGTCAAGGATATTTCCTGCCGCAAATAACCGACACTACTGAACACCAATGTTGAAGATGCTGTAGCATTGATTCGATAGGATCCTTGTTCATCCGTGATAGCCCTTGTCTCAGTACCCAAAACAGCCACTGTGACACCCTGAATTGGCAAGGCTCCACTCGATACTTTCCCTGTCACAGTGACATTTTGAGCAACGGCCAAGCAACAACTCATGGTCATCAGGAATAGAAGCACCCCTAGACGCCTTTTAAGCATTTTACATGTTTTCATTATATTTATTTTGGTTAGAAAATTGCGAAGTAATAATTACCTGCCTTTGCAATTATCGCCACTAAAGACTAGATTATTTAGGGGGGATTTGGTCAAAAACAGGGGGGGAAATAGGCAAGCTCGCTTTTTCAGTAACCATTTTAAAAGCCGTAAAACCGGATTTTAGCAAAACCAACTAGGATTTTAGCAGGAATGATCATTTACCACCCAAAAAAGCCTTAAGCATAGCCTAAGGTGCGGCATTGTTATAAATGTCAAATAAACACTTGCAAGAAAAATTGCTTTTCAGTAATTTTAGCAAACACTAACGCCAACATTTATCCTATTCATTATGAGATTCGCGCTATACACTGTCCTATGTTATGTATCCATGCTATCCGCATCGGTTGCACAACAATCGATCACTTATCTTGGGATAGATCAAGGCCTATCCAACGATTACATAACCGATATCTACCAAGACAAAAATGGGTTTATGTGGTTTGGCACGTCCAACGGATTGAACCGCTACGATGGCTATACCTATAAAGTGTTTCAAAATATTCCATTGGATAAAACATCCCTGCCCGACAACCGCATTACCGATCTATTAGAGGACAGACAGGGCAATCTTTTTGTTGCAACCAAGGTAGGGGCAGCGGTGCTGAACCCTAATCAATCGACATTTTCACGATTTATACTGCGTTCTGATGCCGGCAAGCTCGATTCAATCAACTTTTCCATCCATCAGCTGGACACAGACCAGGCTGGACAGGTGTTTGCTGGTAGTGGACAAGCGGGGCTATTAACCGTTAAGAAGACTGAGGAAGGTTTTATCGCGCAATCGGTGCCCTTGGTTTTGCCGGGGCAAAAACCGAACGTAAAATACAATGTAAGTGGTATGGGAAAAACTGCCGACGGCAAACTGTGGCTACTGATTCATCATATCGGCATCTGCTACTATGATCCCTCGACAAAGCGGGTTAAGCTGCATGAAGCCGGAAATTTCAACGCTTCTTCGGTAACAACCTCCAGCGATGGCGACATTTGGTTTTCCACCAATTGGGGCATCAGCAGATACCGCCCTAGCAACAAAGCGTTCACCCATTACACTACAGCCAACGGCCTTTGCGATAAGCGCATTGTTCACCTGTATTACGGCAAGGACCATAAGGTTTGGGCCTGTTCGGATGGTGGCGGCATCCAAAAAATCGACATCCGTACTGGAAATATTGAAAACAGACCCAACTTGGAAGGAAAAAAGCTGAGCAGTAATTCGGTTTTTGCGGTTTATGAAGATGCACAACAACGACAGTGGATAGGTACTTGGCGTGGCGGAATCAACCTCATCGATCCCAACAAGGGAAAGTTTCAATTGATCAAAAAGACGGTTGCGGGACAGCAAATACAATCCGAAGATTTTGTGCTCTCGCTAGAGGAAGGCGACGACAACAGCCTTTGGATAGGTACCGATGGTGCTGGCCTGCTACACTGGGACAGTCGACAAAAAAGGTACATGGACTTTCCCATTTCGGACAGGGCAGCTTTACAACAAGCCTTTGTCACCGGACTAAAACAAGATGTAGACAAACAACTTTGGGTAGGCACCTACGATCGTGGCATCTTTAAACTCGACCAAAGGACTGGTCGGATTAGTTCCTACGACTGCTTTTACCCGAACAGCAGCTACGCCAACAAAGCGATATGGCGCATTTTCGAAGATAGTAAGAAACGTTTATGGGTATCGACGCTCAATGGAGGCCATGTGTACCTCTTAGACAGACAAAAAGATCAGTTTCGACCTTTAGAACTTCCGATCTACGATGTGCTTAGTTTTATGGACGAAGGGGATGACGTGTTATGGATGGGATCTTGGTCGGATCTTACGCGACTGGATCTGAAGACCAAAGCCTACAAAACCTTCGCGATAGGCACGCCTATCCGATTTATTGTAGCGGCTGATAAAGAGCACTTTTGGCTAGGAACTGAGGGCGGTGGACTTTTACATTTTAATGTGCGTTCCGGTCAAATTAAGCGGTACACCGAAAAAGACGGTTTACCCAGCAACAGCCTCCTAAACGTGCTGAAAGACAAAAGCGGCAATCTTTGGATGGCCACCTACAATGGGCTTTGCAAATTTGATCCGCAGAAGATCAGCTTTCAGAATTTCTACAAATCCGATGGCCTGCAGAGCAACCAATTCAATTACAATGCGGCACTGCTATTGCATAGTGGTGAAATGGCTTTTGGCGGTATCCGTGGCTTAAATGTATTCAATCCCGAAGGCACTCAGGTTCCCGCTAAGTTCCCGCCGTTGATGCTTACGCAATTTCAGATCGACAACAAGACTTACGATGCCCATCATGCATATGCCGATTCCTCACTAAGCCAACTATCGTTCCTAGAAATACCTTACGACAAAGCGGTATTGTCTTTTTCCTTCGCCGCGCTGGAGTACTCTTTCCCCGATAAGATTAAGTATGCCTATTTTTTGGAAGGCTGGGATAAAGATTGGAATTATGTCGACAAGCAGCGCTCGGCCCATTATTCGCACCTCAAGGAAGGTAATTATACACTGCGCATCAAATCGACGGATGCAAACGGCCTTTGGAACAAACAGGAGCGGGTCATGACGATAACGATCCTACCGCCTTGGTGGCGATCAAACTGGGCCTATGCCTTTTACTTCTTGTTTGTCGGCGCGGCTCTATATCTTTACGTCAAGTACATCAAGAATAAAGAATCGCTACTCTATCAGCTTAAAACCAGCGAGTTTGAACGAGATAAGGAGCATGAGCTCAATGAGAAAAAGATCACTTTTTTCACCCACATCGCCCATGAATTTCGCACGCCTCTGACCCTCATTGTCAACCCTGTAAAGGAAATTCTTTACCAAGCCAAGGAGGAGCGCGCCAACGATTCCTCATTGCAGCTTCAGCACGTATATACCAACGCAAAACGATTGCTCAGCTTGGTGGACAAGCTGCTGCTTTTCCGCAAAGCAGACAGCGATTTTGATGAACTGCGCTTGGTAAAACTGGATATTATAGCTTTGACACGTGAAGTTTTTTACTGTTTCCAACAACTTGCTCATACTCGGCATATCGATTACCAATTCCATAGTGCTGTTGATACGCATCTCCTGTACGCCGATCGGGAGAAGGTAGAAATTTGTCTTTTCAACTTGCTGCAGAATGCACTTAAGTTTACATCTGCTTCCGGAAAAGTGCATGTGCATATCCTGATGGATGGACCTCGGCTGAACATTCAGGTACGTGACTCGGGAAATGGTTCGTTTTCGCCGCTGTCGGAGACCATCTTTAAACCTTTCCATCGTGACTATAGCAGCCAAGGTACGTCCAAAGAGGGCTTTGGGATTGGTCTTTTCTTGGTGAAGAAATTTGCACAAGCCCATGAGGGTAACATCTGGTTTCAGCCGAACGAAAACGGAGGTCAGACCTTTACATTAAGTCTACCCTACCAGCCAACTCAGTTAAAAGACCAACTCATCTATGAAGATGTGGCAGAGCAGTCGCTCTTCATTCAGGAGCTGCTGGAAGAGGAATCGCTGCTTTCGACAACAACAGCCGCTAGCGCTTACCAAGACGAAAAAGCAGCCAAAATTGTCAATATGGCCAGCGAGCGGCCTATCCTACTCTTGGTAGACGATAACAGCGATATCCGCCAATACATCTGTAAGATTTTTGAGCAGGATTTTGATGTACTACAAGCTGAAAGTGGCGAGCAGGCCTTATCCATCCTACAAAAAACAGAACCGAACATCGTCATCAGTGATGTGGTCATGAAAGATGTCTCGGGCATTGATCTTTGTGAGAAGATTAAGAAAAACAGCAACTTAAGTCATATCCC
This genomic window contains:
- a CDS encoding SusC/RagA family TonB-linked outer membrane protein, producing MKTCKMLKRRLGVLLFLMTMSCCLAVAQNVTVTGKVSSGALPIQGVTVAVLGTETRAITDEQGSYRINATASSTLVFSSVGYLRQEISLTGKPVAAGSINLPVVLEVDDSVIEDVVVTGFGQREKRASVVGSITTINPKELKGPTSNLTTMLAGRVAGMIAFQRSGEPGSDNANFFIRGLGTFGTGKQDPLILIDNVESTPTDMARLQPDDIASFSVLRDANAAAMYGARGANGVVLVTTKLGAEGSTKFEFRTENNISTNTRNFRFADNITYMEMANEAYLTRPVDAASGQGLPYWQSKIDHTKAGDNPLLYPNNNWIDQLIKDYTLNQRNNLNISGGGAKARYYLAGTYNIDNGILKVDGINNFNNNIKLKNYSVRSNVDINFTPSTTGIVRVYAQFDDYTGPIGGFDSNGNRINGGAVTFRRAIWSNPVMFPAVYPSSYLPYMNHPLFGNAINRNGGLFVNPYAEMVRGYQEYNTSTIMPQIELRQNLDAILPGLNFTAMTYLKRYAYFEVSRAYNPFYYTGSSSPSGDLSLRVMNDGGLGSIGLVGTEYLNYAESGKEVNSMFYAHGIANYSHAFGKHNVAGTVIGLIQNSLNGNAGSLQLSLPARNIGVSGRFTYNFDDRYIAEFNFGYNGSERFARDRRMGFFPSFGLSYNISNESFFEPLRDVVNNLKIRATHGYAGNDQIGRSQDRFFYLSEVNMNAPELSFGELSGYRRPTVAVTRYANDGITWERSKQTNLGLDFSLFNAFEVNVDVYRQIRSNILTARSYIPSTMGLRANIVANTNKAESKGVDLTVNYNKSFNSGWYLQGRGTMTYAVSKRLIVDEPAYTEPWRYTVGTSAAQEFGYIAERLFVDDQETLNSPVQFGTPGLEYLGGDIKYRDLNGDGQITDLDRVAIGYPTTPEMIYGFGGTVGGKGVDFSFYFQGSARSSFFINSENISPFYLNGGSQNGLLQAVADSYWSEDNRDLYAFWPRLSEGVVANNNQRSTWWMRDGAFLRLKTVELGYTFKQSLMDRIRAKNLRIYANGMNLFAISRFKMWDVEMGGNGIGYPIQAAYNIGLQLGF
- a CDS encoding hybrid sensor histidine kinase/response regulator transcription factor produces the protein MRFALYTVLCYVSMLSASVAQQSITYLGIDQGLSNDYITDIYQDKNGFMWFGTSNGLNRYDGYTYKVFQNIPLDKTSLPDNRITDLLEDRQGNLFVATKVGAAVLNPNQSTFSRFILRSDAGKLDSINFSIHQLDTDQAGQVFAGSGQAGLLTVKKTEEGFIAQSVPLVLPGQKPNVKYNVSGMGKTADGKLWLLIHHIGICYYDPSTKRVKLHEAGNFNASSVTTSSDGDIWFSTNWGISRYRPSNKAFTHYTTANGLCDKRIVHLYYGKDHKVWACSDGGGIQKIDIRTGNIENRPNLEGKKLSSNSVFAVYEDAQQRQWIGTWRGGINLIDPNKGKFQLIKKTVAGQQIQSEDFVLSLEEGDDNSLWIGTDGAGLLHWDSRQKRYMDFPISDRAALQQAFVTGLKQDVDKQLWVGTYDRGIFKLDQRTGRISSYDCFYPNSSYANKAIWRIFEDSKKRLWVSTLNGGHVYLLDRQKDQFRPLELPIYDVLSFMDEGDDVLWMGSWSDLTRLDLKTKAYKTFAIGTPIRFIVAADKEHFWLGTEGGGLLHFNVRSGQIKRYTEKDGLPSNSLLNVLKDKSGNLWMATYNGLCKFDPQKISFQNFYKSDGLQSNQFNYNAALLLHSGEMAFGGIRGLNVFNPEGTQVPAKFPPLMLTQFQIDNKTYDAHHAYADSSLSQLSFLEIPYDKAVLSFSFAALEYSFPDKIKYAYFLEGWDKDWNYVDKQRSAHYSHLKEGNYTLRIKSTDANGLWNKQERVMTITILPPWWRSNWAYAFYFLFVGAALYLYVKYIKNKESLLYQLKTSEFERDKEHELNEKKITFFTHIAHEFRTPLTLIVNPVKEILYQAKEERANDSSLQLQHVYTNAKRLLSLVDKLLLFRKADSDFDELRLVKLDIIALTREVFYCFQQLAHTRHIDYQFHSAVDTHLLYADREKVEICLFNLLQNALKFTSASGKVHVHILMDGPRLNIQVRDSGNGSFSPLSETIFKPFHRDYSSQGTSKEGFGIGLFLVKKFAQAHEGNIWFQPNENGGQTFTLSLPYQPTQLKDQLIYEDVAEQSLFIQELLEEESLLSTTTAASAYQDEKAAKIVNMASERPILLLVDDNSDIRQYICKIFEQDFDVLQAESGEQALSILQKTEPNIVISDVVMKDVSGIDLCEKIKKNSNLSHIPVILLTASFSADIKLKGIEGGADDYITKPFDKDILVARVHNLIQNRQRLHQYFHSEITLQANDYKIPIEYKDFLQQAILAVESHLLDSDFTVRVLAESLGMSHSNLYRRIKSISGKSANEFIRYIRLRKVAQLLVDTNANINEAAYQAGFNDIKHFRQQFTKLFGCTPSEYRKRYAHLKNKYRVAME